One window from the genome of Marinobacter sp. es.048 encodes:
- a CDS encoding uracil-xanthine permease family protein, with translation MRDHTNDPVWKQAIAGSQMLLVAFGALVLMPLITGLDPNVALFTAGLGTLIFHVVTGGQIPIFLASSFAFIAPVIASKGRFGMEETLGGLMAAGILYILLSGLVRLRGTGFVRRLLPPVVIGPVIMTIGLGLAPVAVHMASGRTGDGATQLIPYDTAIWIAMISLAVTIIMSVWSKGIFRLIPIMFGVITGYILSAFAGIVDTTPIQEAAWFAVPDFVAPAFSWGAVLFMIPVAIAPAIEHIGDVLAIGNVTRKNYLEKPGLHRTLLGDGLATSAASLLGGPPNTTYSEVTGAVMLTKNFNPKVMWWAACIAIVLAFVGKFGAALQTIPVPVMGGILCLLFGSIAVVGLNTLIRHQVDLSQSRNLVIVGVTLVFGIGGMVLGNLEGIALCAVAAIILNLLLPGSHEAWGKAVYEQKAD, from the coding sequence ATGCGGGACCATACCAACGACCCGGTCTGGAAACAGGCCATTGCCGGCTCCCAGATGCTGCTGGTGGCCTTCGGCGCGCTGGTTCTGATGCCTTTGATTACCGGGCTGGATCCGAACGTGGCCCTGTTCACCGCCGGCCTGGGCACCCTGATCTTTCACGTGGTGACAGGCGGCCAGATCCCGATTTTCCTGGCGTCGTCCTTCGCCTTCATCGCACCGGTTATCGCCTCTAAAGGCCGGTTTGGAATGGAAGAAACCCTCGGCGGCCTGATGGCAGCGGGTATTCTCTATATTCTCCTGAGTGGATTAGTACGCCTGCGGGGCACCGGTTTTGTCCGCCGCCTTCTGCCGCCAGTCGTGATCGGCCCGGTGATTATGACGATCGGTCTCGGCCTGGCGCCTGTTGCCGTTCATATGGCCTCAGGACGCACCGGTGACGGCGCCACCCAACTGATCCCCTACGACACAGCCATCTGGATCGCCATGATCTCTCTGGCCGTAACCATCATCATGTCGGTCTGGTCAAAGGGAATCTTCCGGCTGATTCCGATCATGTTCGGCGTCATCACCGGCTATATCCTGTCCGCTTTTGCCGGCATCGTGGATACCACCCCGATTCAGGAAGCCGCCTGGTTTGCCGTCCCCGACTTTGTTGCGCCGGCCTTCAGCTGGGGCGCCGTACTGTTCATGATTCCGGTAGCCATTGCCCCGGCCATCGAGCACATCGGCGACGTACTGGCCATCGGAAACGTGACCCGCAAGAACTACCTGGAAAAGCCGGGCCTGCACCGCACGCTGCTGGGTGACGGCCTGGCCACCAGCGCCGCGTCCCTGCTTGGCGGACCGCCCAACACCACCTACTCGGAAGTCACCGGCGCCGTGATGCTGACCAAGAACTTCAACCCGAAGGTCATGTGGTGGGCGGCCTGTATCGCCATCGTTCTGGCTTTCGTCGGCAAGTTCGGTGCCGCTCTGCAAACCATCCCGGTCCCTGTCATGGGCGGCATCCTGTGCCTGCTGTTCGGCTCCATTGCCGTGGTTGGCCTGAACACACTGATCCGCCATCAGGTGGATCTGTCACAGTCTCGCAACCTGGTTATCGTGGGTGTCACCCTGGTATTCGGTATTGGCGGTATGGTTCTGGGCAATCTGGAAGGCATCGCGCTGTGCGCGGTAGCCGCCATTATCCTCAACCTGTTGCTACCCGGCAGCCACGAGGCGTGGGGCAAGGCCGTTTATGAGCAGAAAGCCGACTGA
- the upp gene encoding uracil phosphoribosyltransferase, whose protein sequence is MPIHEVKHPLIRHKLGIMRRADISTKNFRELAQEVGALLTYEATKDFNLQEKTIEGWAGPVNVEQIHGKKVTIVPILRAGLGMLDGVLSLIPVARVSVVGQIRNEETLEASTYLEKLVGELDQRMAMIVDPMLATGGSMISTIDLLKKAGSTEIRALVLVAAPEGVEKVLEKHPDVSIYTASVDERLNDKGYILPGLGDAGDKIFGTKQKDV, encoded by the coding sequence ATGCCAATCCACGAGGTAAAACACCCTCTGATCCGCCACAAGCTCGGCATCATGCGCCGTGCGGACATCAGCACCAAGAATTTCAGGGAGCTGGCACAGGAAGTTGGTGCACTCCTGACCTACGAGGCCACCAAGGACTTCAACCTGCAGGAAAAGACCATCGAAGGCTGGGCCGGTCCCGTTAATGTGGAACAGATTCACGGCAAGAAAGTCACCATCGTTCCGATCCTGAGAGCCGGTCTTGGCATGCTTGATGGTGTGCTCAGCCTGATCCCGGTGGCCCGGGTAAGCGTTGTTGGCCAGATCCGTAACGAGGAAACCCTGGAGGCCAGCACCTACCTGGAAAAACTGGTGGGAGAACTGGATCAGCGCATGGCCATGATTGTCGACCCGATGCTAGCCACCGGCGGCTCCATGATCTCCACCATCGACCTGCTCAAGAAGGCGGGCAGCACCGAGATCCGTGCTCTGGTTCTGGTCGCAGCACCTGAAGGTGTTGAAAAGGTGCTCGAGAAACATCCTGATGTGTCCATCTACACCGCCTCTGTTGATGAGCGCCTCAACGACAAAGGCTATATCCTTCCGGGTCTCGGCGATGCCGGCGACAAGATCTTCGGCACTAAGCAGAAGGACGTTTAA